A single region of the Flavobacteriales bacterium genome encodes:
- a CDS encoding caspase family protein has translation MIRMCKPICLVVATLLLGLSASAQNSEKAGKAFTKAKKAYSEGDFKEWAKQIADAIELEGNLGENADRNFIGEVFYYSGQGLISESTYGSASQMFYRAAISYAKAKNGAMASNARQQASYFYDSCLKYQSSFLRATSEKMESVMVHFPIDKVLKTALDTTWFSFKLGTRDSIKLGQKASIITSYMGGKNSENGNTYFGQVVITKVDYGRSEGYVVIDKTAKEKGITLQPKDHIFIQTFVREKIYKGLLFDMAKLNIVFTDDYKIGMYNIGTIGEIISEASENAILDMMVDVVQTTAKSIKEDPEMYSKINSTIADGAFKNIGTIDAMLLCTRDDISAFLRFVKAFPAKYMGGNYRIDETYATWLINSTPTGDNEARYLLDEYKSISTTDELKNWLETRSRYLDVAGFDYDKINQLIYDYVNQNQFPQADSLTGIWKNVVTQNENTSQVYNYEMIEAWIASSAKNYDKSISDYEKIIKKYDNYWYAHLQLGHVYLEKEAFGEALKHYQVAIDSAPEYADGHGSYGWTMLKMGRFAKAEEYLQTAYLLDSSNPTYIMNYAHCMLLTNRHAKARKLYDYLMEHIESKAVFEKGLIADLDFFIENGWETELLSSEKKYLLNLWNNHFKNLIEAKELYETGKKLSDNEKYQDAAVKFDQASVLAEDIKDFSKFKLRSYYRYAGYNYYKLGNHQEGLSRYTKAWDISRKYLDDVESEISDIESIKNEYDWLDNEVMQDMFQKMQNAAQRKLNSQNQNSTVFIVSVGVNDALGSYTTADDDALAIAELLKTKSKLIFDTSVVVSLVNEKATLQELKKSFDLVIANSRPGDCFILYFSGYCPQNFNGIILHSDTIKNRELLAWISSMQADKKLILIDAANAQIVPDFIAKQRDLGDVFNAENITFLVSDGRVEMPATQGGLFTSYLIQGLSGGATTQWNNGFDYVKISASNQKEISFITSKSLEGYMYGNLSAGNLKFDLKSYSSGVDFPLTFTSSLGYSIDTIPPMIFVPNAVGGEGKRGGKTKLVTVKNQLTGQALDESGIDKIRINGLDIEFNQNGKFVYNLHSVGDWAKVVVSAIDKKGNVATDSFLVNITHIENEEPKLEEETQTNYALMFATSNFDEWNSLDNPQKDVEAIANLLRSNYDFSVEIVLDATKDEMKKKLLEYFRKNYTSKDQLFVYFAGHGHFDPSLGGHIVCADSKKDDPTMDSYIPYDFIVKNLDRTLACKHIFVALDVCYGGEAFDKNTSTTNYNRLGTSLQQIRDSQQSFVNDKLKYTSRVFATSGGIEYVPDESVFAKKIIETLQSKGDFKNGLLTFDDFTDNLQTISSIPNAEIPTHPRFGSFGSHDPKGDFILKYVERNGVTKSGKNSPKMELN, from the coding sequence ATGATTCGAATGTGCAAACCCATCTGCTTAGTTGTTGCCACGTTGTTGCTTGGTTTATCAGCATCCGCCCAAAATTCGGAAAAAGCCGGTAAGGCATTTACAAAAGCAAAGAAAGCCTATTCGGAGGGCGACTTCAAAGAGTGGGCTAAACAAATTGCTGATGCTATTGAGTTGGAAGGTAATCTTGGCGAAAATGCCGATCGAAATTTCATTGGCGAAGTTTTTTATTACAGTGGTCAAGGTTTAATTTCCGAATCCACGTATGGTTCGGCTTCTCAAATGTTTTATCGGGCTGCCATTAGCTATGCAAAAGCCAAAAACGGTGCTATGGCTTCCAACGCCCGCCAACAAGCATCATATTTTTACGATTCCTGTTTGAAATATCAAAGTAGTTTTTTGCGGGCTACTTCTGAAAAAATGGAATCCGTCATGGTGCATTTTCCTATTGATAAAGTGCTAAAAACAGCTCTCGACACCACTTGGTTCAGTTTTAAACTCGGCACTCGAGACTCTATAAAATTGGGTCAAAAGGCAAGCATTATCACCAGCTATATGGGTGGAAAAAACAGCGAGAATGGAAATACATACTTCGGGCAAGTTGTTATTACCAAAGTAGATTATGGGCGTTCTGAAGGTTATGTGGTTATTGACAAAACGGCCAAAGAAAAAGGAATAACACTGCAACCTAAAGACCATATTTTTATTCAAACTTTTGTTCGAGAGAAAATTTACAAAGGGTTACTTTTTGATATGGCCAAACTCAATATCGTTTTTACCGACGATTACAAAATTGGGATGTATAATATTGGCACCATTGGAGAGATTATTTCGGAAGCCTCAGAAAATGCCATTTTAGACATGATGGTTGATGTAGTTCAAACTACAGCCAAAAGCATCAAAGAAGACCCCGAAATGTATTCTAAAATTAATTCAACCATTGCCGACGGAGCGTTTAAAAATATCGGAACCATTGATGCAATGTTGCTTTGCACAAGAGATGACATCTCTGCCTTCTTGCGATTTGTGAAAGCTTTTCCGGCAAAATATATGGGGGGCAATTATAGAATCGACGAAACGTATGCCACATGGCTTATAAACAGCACGCCCACTGGAGATAATGAAGCCAGATACTTGCTGGATGAATATAAGAGCATTTCTACCACTGACGAGTTGAAAAATTGGCTTGAAACAAGAAGTAGATATTTGGATGTGGCCGGTTTTGATTATGACAAAATAAACCAACTTATCTACGATTATGTTAATCAAAACCAATTCCCGCAAGCCGACAGTTTAACAGGTATTTGGAAAAATGTCGTTACCCAAAATGAAAATACCTCACAAGTCTATAACTACGAAATGATAGAAGCCTGGATTGCATCAAGTGCTAAAAATTATGATAAATCGATATCAGACTATGAAAAAATCATCAAAAAATACGACAACTACTGGTATGCCCATTTGCAGTTGGGTCATGTTTATCTCGAAAAAGAAGCCTTTGGCGAAGCTCTAAAACATTATCAGGTGGCCATAGATAGTGCCCCAGAATATGCCGATGGGCATGGAAGTTATGGTTGGACAATGCTAAAAATGGGTCGATTTGCAAAGGCAGAAGAATATTTGCAAACCGCCTATTTGCTAGACAGCTCAAACCCAACATATATTATGAATTATGCTCATTGCATGCTGCTAACCAACCGACATGCAAAAGCCCGAAAGCTATATGACTACCTCATGGAACATATAGAATCAAAGGCCGTTTTTGAGAAAGGCTTAATTGCTGACTTGGATTTTTTTATCGAAAATGGTTGGGAAACGGAGTTGCTTAGCTCTGAGAAAAAATACCTTCTGAACTTGTGGAATAATCACTTTAAAAACCTAATCGAGGCCAAAGAACTCTATGAAACAGGCAAAAAACTGAGTGACAACGAAAAATATCAGGATGCGGCCGTCAAGTTTGACCAAGCATCTGTTTTGGCCGAAGATATTAAAGATTTCAGCAAATTTAAACTGCGGTCGTATTATCGATATGCCGGATACAACTACTATAAATTGGGCAACCACCAGGAAGGGTTGTCGCGATACACAAAAGCTTGGGACATAAGTCGTAAATATTTGGACGATGTAGAAAGCGAAATTAGTGACATTGAATCCATTAAAAATGAATATGACTGGCTCGATAATGAGGTGATGCAGGATATGTTTCAAAAAATGCAAAATGCCGCTCAACGAAAATTGAATAGTCAAAATCAAAACAGCACTGTTTTTATTGTTTCGGTGGGAGTGAATGATGCTTTGGGCAGCTATACTACTGCCGATGATGATGCTTTGGCAATAGCCGAATTATTAAAAACAAAGTCGAAACTCATTTTTGACACCTCAGTTGTGGTATCGCTTGTCAATGAAAAAGCAACTTTACAGGAGTTGAAAAAATCTTTTGATTTAGTTATTGCCAACTCACGACCCGGCGACTGTTTTATCCTTTACTTTAGCGGATATTGTCCTCAAAATTTTAATGGCATTATTCTGCACTCCGACACCATAAAAAATCGTGAACTATTGGCTTGGATTTCGAGCATGCAGGCAGATAAAAAACTCATTCTGATAGATGCTGCAAATGCACAAATTGTACCTGATTTTATTGCGAAACAACGAGATTTGGGCGATGTATTCAATGCCGAAAACATTACCTTTTTGGTTTCTGACGGGCGTGTAGAAATGCCGGCCACTCAAGGTGGTTTGTTCACGTCTTACCTTATTCAAGGGCTTAGCGGTGGTGCCACCACTCAATGGAACAACGGATTTGACTACGTTAAAATAAGTGCATCAAACCAAAAGGAAATTTCATTTATCACCTCCAAAAGTTTGGAAGGCTATATGTATGGAAATTTAAGTGCCGGAAATTTGAAATTTGACCTCAAAAGCTATAGCTCAGGGGTTGATTTTCCGTTAACTTTTACCAGCTCTTTGGGATATTCTATTGACACGATACCCCCAATGATTTTTGTGCCGAATGCCGTGGGGGGAGAAGGAAAACGAGGTGGAAAAACAAAACTTGTTACAGTTAAAAATCAACTAACCGGCCAAGCATTGGATGAGAGCGGAATAGACAAAATAAGAATAAACGGCTTAGATATTGAATTTAATCAAAATGGCAAATTCGTTTATAATCTCCACTCTGTTGGAGATTGGGCTAAGGTGGTGGTTTCGGCCATCGACAAAAAAGGAAATGTGGCCACCGACTCCTTTTTGGTTAATATTACTCATATAGAGAATGAAGAACCAAAACTTGAAGAAGAAACACAAACCAACTATGCACTAATGTTTGCTACCAGCAATTTTGATGAATGGAATAGCTTGGACAATCCGCAAAAAGATGTGGAAGCCATTGCAAATTTACTGAGAAGCAATTACGACTTTTCTGTTGAAATAGTGCTGGATGCCACCAAAGATGAAATGAAGAAAAAGCTGTTGGAATACTTCCGAAAAAACTATACCTCAAAAGATCAATTGTTCGTTTATTTTGCCGGACATGGCCATTTCGACCCTTCGCTTGGCGGACATATTGTATGTGCCGATTCTAAAAAGGATGACCCAACCATGGATTCATACATTCCATACGACTTTATTGTAAAAAACCTTGATAGAACGTTGGCCTGCAAACACATTTTTGTTGCCTTAGATGTATGCTATGGAGGCGAGGCTTTCGATAAAAATACCTCTACCACAAATTATAATCGCTTGGGCACTTCTTTACAACAAATTAGAGACAGCCAGCAAAGCTTTGTGAATGACAAACTGAAATATACTTCACGTGTTTTTGCCACTTCTGGCGGAATAGAATATGTGCCAGATGAAAGTGTTTTTGCAAAAAAAATAATTGAAACCCTTCAATCGAAAGGAGATTTTAAAAACGGATTATTAACCTTTGACGATTTTACCGACAATCTGCAAACCATATCTTCCATACCAAATGCAGAAATTCCTACTCACCCTCGTTTCGGTTCTTTTGGCAGTCACGACCCCAAAGGTGACTTTATTTTGAAGTATGTTGAACGCAATGGTGTTACCAAATCGGGAAAAAATAGTCCCAAAATGGAACTAAATTAG
- the recO gene encoding DNA repair protein RecO: protein MLVKTNGIIIKNTNFKDNGVITKIFTSQFGIQSFVLNGVRNQKGAIKPSHIFPLNLVEMVIYRKENANIQHIKELRCHPPLNSLHFNVLKNGIALFISEILNASLTEEEPNEELFLFLQNFIIVLDLESEKLANYPLYFLMHLCRYLGFYPKGIYKEGQLLNLKEGLFVDSGYQNTECIDAKSTLMWRKMMEISLHEWSQTHLSKQTRTTLLDQLLLYYQYHGLHGKAIKSHKVLHEVFAV, encoded by the coding sequence ATGCTGGTTAAAACAAATGGAATAATCATTAAGAACACCAACTTTAAAGACAATGGTGTTATTACCAAAATATTTACCAGCCAATTTGGGATTCAAAGTTTTGTTTTAAACGGAGTTAGAAATCAAAAGGGGGCAATAAAACCTTCACACATATTTCCGCTAAACTTGGTTGAAATGGTAATTTACCGAAAAGAAAATGCTAATATTCAACATATCAAAGAGTTGCGTTGTCATCCACCGTTAAATTCTCTACACTTTAATGTGCTTAAAAATGGCATTGCATTGTTTATTTCAGAAATTTTGAATGCCAGCCTTACAGAAGAAGAGCCTAATGAGGAACTGTTTTTATTCTTACAAAACTTTATCATTGTTCTTGATCTTGAATCGGAAAAATTGGCAAACTATCCTCTCTATTTTTTAATGCACCTGTGTCGGTATTTGGGTTTTTACCCAAAGGGAATATACAAAGAAGGCCAACTATTGAATTTAAAGGAGGGCTTATTTGTTGATAGTGGTTATCAAAACACAGAATGCATTGATGCCAAAAGCACACTAATGTGGCGAAAAATGATGGAAATAAGTTTGCATGAATGGTCGCAAACCCACCTCTCTAAACAAACCAGAACCACTTTGTTAGATCAACTATTGCTCTATTATCAATATCACGGCTTGCATGGCAAAGCCATAAAATCGCACAAAGTGCTTCATGAAGTTTTTGCAGTGTAA